The following DNA comes from Simkania negevensis Z.
TGCTGAGCATCTCATTCCAACAGGAATCAATCAGTTTGTACTTTATAAACGTGAAAAGAAATGTGAAATCCATTTTGACAAGACAAAAGAGGGAATTAACTCAGAGGCAGAAACAAAAGACCGGAAGTATGTTGTTGATCATAAACTTGTCATCACCTTTAACAATGAAGGCAAGATCGAGTTTGAAAATGGTGCTTATCGCATTGGAGTTGTTTCAAGAGATTTGGAACGCCATTTAGATAAAGCTCCTAGTTTTTTACGTGGTTCTGCGAAAGCAGCTCTGGGAGATTATATTGAAAAAGGGCTGAAACTCTCTCTTGATTTAAAAGGAATTAGCTTTATGAATGAGGGGATACGCCTGCATCTCTCACCGATTTTAGATGATCGAGAGGTTTCTATGGAAGGAGGCATTCCTCCCTCAGGAGTAATTGGGAGTTTGATCCAGAAATTTACTTCTCATGATGATGTTCCTTTTGAGGAGATGAAGAAAAGCTATACTCACTTCGTCTGGAATTAATCGCAAGCTTCATAGAGTCAGTATCTTTATGATGATGAAAGAAATGTGATCGAAGAATCAGAGATCTATTCTAACTTTCTTGAAATGATCTTTTCTTGCTTCATCCATAGGATAAATTTGAATATATTTATTGTCATTTTGGATGTAATCAATGGATTAAATTCATTTGAAATATTTGCCTTAAAAAACTTATTATTAAGTATTTACTGCTCCTCGAGTCACCATCTTCAGCTTGTTTTTTATTTAAGTAATTTATAATAAATTACTTATAATTTAATATTATTTAATTATATAAATTATTAATTATGTTATAATAAGTTCTTTGGGGATCAAGGAACGGTATAAAAATGAGCGTTAGTTTTAATGCTATAACTTCAGTTATTCAAGAGCAAAAGCCTTTAAAAAGCATTTTAAAAAAGCAAGAAAGTCAAGTTATTGACCCTCAAGAAGTTAGTCTTTCAGTAACTGCTGAAATTCACGAACTCTGGAATAAATCTAAGGAACTACGAGATAACGCAATCCAAAATAATAATGCACGCCTTTATGAAATCGACCCAGAGTTAGTCGGAAGCCCGCGTTGGACAGGTTGCTGTATTATTAGCATTTTTCGTTACATTGCATGCGCTTTCTCAAGTTGGTGGAACCAAGATGAAATCAAGACGCTGCAGGCTGCAAACAAGATCTTACAAAATCCCGCATTTCAAAACTTCAAATCTGAAAAAAAATGGGGGTCAGCTGCTGTTCGAGCTCTGAATCACTCCAAAATTAGTCACCTGCAAGATCGAAAACAAGTCATGGACTTAAGTGGAACCCTCGATAAGGTTCTCAAACTTTCTATTTCTTGGGCAGATTCGCAAAAAAAACCTCTAAAAGGAGAATGTGTATTTCTTTTATCTGCTGAAGAAAAGAAAGAGAAAAGGATAACTTCCCATAACGCAAATAGAAAGATGGCCTTTTATAGAAAAGCCCGAGCTTATGGTCGCTTAAATCACGATGTTCAGTGTGGAACTTATAAAAATTCAGCTAAGGATGATAGAGATGTGATCAAAGAATCAGAGATCAATTGGAACTTTTTAAAAAATCAACAACCTCGCCGAAGAAGAGATCTAACCAAAGTCAACCGGCAGTGGAATGAAGAATACAACGGGAAGTAGTTTGAGTATAAGTGAGATCTATTCCAACCCGCTTGAATTTTCCTTTTCCTTTATTTTCTATAGAAATTTAAATAAATTTTTTGTCACTTTCAAGCCGCGCTCAAACGAATCAGATTTCAAAAACTTATTAAATTTTTTTTATTGAATATTTCGAAAAAATCTGGTGAAAGCAATTGGGAAATCTAAGATAATGAGTCTTTTTCAAAGGCTTAAAGTTATGAAAGGATTTATTCTCCTAGAAACGCCACGAGAGAAGTTAACAAAAGATCACTATGGGACCCAGAGATTACTAGAGGTAGCTGAAAAAAGAAATTTAGACTTTCAGCTCATCTCCCCCAGGCAGTTTGAGTTGATTGTGACTCGTGATGATAAAAAAAGTATTTTAATCGATGACAAACCTGTTGAATTGCCCGATGTAGTGATTCCACGCATGGGATCGGATACCAGTTATTATGCCCTTGCTGTTCTTAGGCAACTAGAGCATTTGGGAGTCTATGTCTGCAATAATGCCAGAGCTGTCGAAACAGTCAAAGATAAGCTCCATAGTCATCAAGTGCTTGCTTATAGTAGCCTTCCAACTCCTAAAACAATGTTAGCTAAATTTCCTATCGAGCTTTCAGTCATTCGAAGAGAGATTGGATTCCCTCTTGTGATTAAAAATATCACAGGAACTCATGGGAAAGGGATTTATCTATGTGATTCAGAAGAGAAATTCACCGATGTGATGGAGTTTATTTATAGCCAAAATGCCAACGCCAATATCATCATTCAAGAATTTATGGAGGCGAGTAGAGGAAAAGATTTGCGCGTCTTTGTTTTAGGCGGACGTGTGATCGGATGTATGCTCCGTTCATCCAAGACTAGTTTCAAGGCTAATTTTTCTAAAGGAGGCGATGTACATAAATTTGATCTAACCCCTGAAATTGAATGGCTAGCAACAGAAACAGCAAGGTTGCTCAACTTAGATATTGCTGGAATTGACCTTTTATTCGACAAAAAAGGGTATAAAGTCTGTGAAGCAAACTCGGCACCCGGATTTCAAGGTTTAGAAAAAATTGTTGGAAAACGTATTGCCGAAGATATTATGGATTATATTCAGTTAAAAGTTGGAAAAAGTTAAGGGTATCCAATGTGCCGTTTTGTAGCTTATATAGGGAATCATCCCATTCTCATTAAAGATTTAATAGAAACACCTTCCAATTCTTTGATTAAACAAAGCCGGGAAGCAAAACATGGGCTACATGGGCTTAATGCGGATGGCTTTGGACTTGCTTGGTACAACAAAGAAATCGAACCATCTCCTGGAATTTTTAAATCCGTACAACCTGCTTGGAACGATAAAAACCTCCATCATCTTTCTAATAAGATTATGTCTAATTGTTTTTTAGGACACGTAAGAGCTTCGACTGTAGGCGATGTGGTAGTCAATAACTGCCATCCTTTTTCTTACAAAGAGTACTCGTTTGTCCATAATGGAACGATCCGCTTTTTTGAAAAGGTGCACAGAAAGTTAATCAACGAATTAAATGATGGTTTTTTTAATCTCCTTAAATCTCAGACCGATTCAGAGGTATTGTTTTTTCTCATTATGCAATTTATGCAAAAACATGAAGGCTCCACCTTGGAAACAGCGGTCATCCATGTTTTCAATCATGTTCTTGAGCTTCAAAAAAATAATGACGATGACCATTTTTCAAGACTCAACATTGTGATCACGAATGGAAGCGAAATGATTGCAACGCGATTTGTTTCGAAAAATCATGATCCCTTATCCCTCTATTATACAACCCATGGGCTTCTCGAAAGAAGATCTATTCTCGTTGCTTCCGAGCCTCTAGATGATTTAGAACACGACTGGATCGAAATCCCAACCAATCACTATCTCATCATTTCACCCAACCTCTCACATGAGATCAAAACGTTCTAAAAACAAATTTTTGAAGTTGTTTGAGAATAAATTCTTAAGTCTCTAACATACTCCTCAATCTACACTGGATGGAGGACATCAAATGAAAAGAAATCTTAGCGCACTACTCATTGGGTTATTCTTTGCGAGCAGCTCCCTTTTTGGCAACAATTGGGATTTACCTATTCCTCAAAATTTATTTTTCGAAAAAATCAATGAATGCTTTTCTTCGCTGCCTCCAACCCCTTATTTAAAAGAAGGAACCGGCGAAGCCATGATCAACGGAGTCATTGATCCTGTTTTAGACGATGACAAATTCAGTTTGGTTTTTTTAGAAGCCGAATTTCGCAACCAACTTGTTCCTACGAAAGGAATGGTCGCGGTTTCTTTTGACAAGGCGAGTCAGACCTGCCATGCCAGACTCCTTTGTTTAACAGATAGCGACCTTTTTTCACCTATCTTGCTCTTTGACGTTATAAATGGTCCTGAGCTTTCATTTCTTTGCCCAGAAGCAGTTGAAATGGTCATGAAAGAAGAAGGGCTTCTTTTCATTCATACAGAGGATGAAATGAGTGGAGATGAAACTCGAGTGCAGATTTGGACCTTTTATAACTCATCTGTAAGCTACGAGATCCAAGTGATTCTCCATGCAGATGGACAAGGGGGGACCTACTTTACCCTTAAAAAGCATTAAGTGTTGGAATTCAGGTTACCGTTTATGTTCACCTTTCCTTTGCAATAAAAGCACCAGTAAAAAAGCCTTTATCTTTGGCTATTTTTTTAATACTTATGAGGGATGATTGCGTTGGAGAATGCTTCAGTGAAGGAAGAAAAAATCTTTTTATTGAAGTTTGTTGGCAGCTCTTCTGCTGTAGCAGAATCCAAAAGGAGATGCAAGATGTCAACAACTCCTACGCGCATTTCTTCGAGAGAAATCTCTTCAAATGTCATGAGAAAAAGGATAGCAACACGAGCGGCTTGCGCAAGGTCATTCCATTCGTAACCCGACTGCCAGAGATTGGTGATTCCCTTGGTAAATTCTTGGAGACGCTTCGGTGTTGGTTTTCCTTCTCGCAAGGGGCGGACTGATTCGAGTTTTTTTGCCTCGAGTGCAAGAATGCCAGAGCGTGCTTCGAGAGCAAGGTCAATGAAGGGAATGAGCAGAGATTCGAAAAGGGGGGCAAAGGTCTCTTCCGGGAGGAAGGGGCCATCTGTTTGAGCAATGACGTAGTTCAGGAGCGTCAGGATTGCTTCCCTTTTTTCCAAGAGGGACATTTCTGTGCAATTCTGCAAATAATCGAGCCCAATTTGAATCATGATGGCGTAATCTTTCCAGCCAAATCCAGCTTGGTAGGTTGTATGCAAGACATGAGCAAGATAAAATAGGTCTTCTCGTGTGGCTTTTTTGTCAGGAGGTGTGGGGAGGGAAAAAGGGGCTTCTACCACTTCAATGCCATCAATGACAATCGACCCTTTTAAGCTTTCAGCTTCTTCAATGTAAGGAATAAGAGGTTCTCCGTCTATTGTCTCTGGTGGCAACTCGTGTACCATTTGTTTTCCTGAAGCGTTTTATGAATTCAAAGAGCACTAATTTAGAGGTTTTGAGATTAAATGTTAACTCAAAATTTCGTCGAGTTCTGACTGGTACTTTGGATGCCGTTGGAGGTGATTGTGTTTCCCTTCTTCGATGGGAATGAGGTAGGCATCGAGTTTGTTTTTTAAGAGTTTGAGTAGACGGGTGCTTGAATCATAGGGAACAAGCTCGTCTTGAGTTCCATGAAAAATATGAATGGGGGAGCGCACTTTAACAATCCATTTGTCTGTGCGGAGATGATATTTCAAAATAAGGGGAACGAGGAAACGGGGAAGGTAGGGCATTTGGCGAGGGGTTAAGTCGAGGATGCTAAAATATGGTGATTCGAGTACGAGCATTTTGGGATTTTTATGTGAGGCGACAAAGGTGGCGATCCCGGTTCCAAGAGAGCGTCCGTACACGACAATTTGGCTTTCGGGATAAATATCTTGAAGATACTCATAACACTTTGAAGCATCACTACAGAGGGCTTTTTCAGTGAGTTTTCCAGTGCTTTTTCCAAAACCACGGTAGTCCATAATGAAAAAGTCATAACCACGTCTTGTGAATTCTCGGGAAAATTTTCCCCATCGGTCATTTAGATTCCCCCCTCTTCCATGAAAATAGAGAACAACTCCTTTAGGGCGGAATGTTTTAAAGTAGAGGGCGTTGATACGTGCCCCTTTTTCTGTTTCAATGAAGAGTTCTTCAAAGGGTTCATCGTAGGAAAAAACGTGGTCTTGAGGAAGCGTTGCTTTTTGAAAAAGGAGGTTTTCTTGGACAAAGTAGACGTAAGCTGTTCCTGCAACGATGATCACTCCAAGTGAAAGAATAGAAAATAGCAACAGCTGCTTGATGAAACGCTGCCTAGGAGTGTCACTAGGTCTGGCGAAGAAAAGAAGTTTTTTCCAATAGCGTTTCATTGTTCTTTATTCCGAATAAGGTCGAGGATGTTCCAGCGTGTCCTTTTTAGCACAGGGGGGTGGCCAAGCATCCAGTATTCATACATTTGTTTATCAAATCCCTGATCGTGTGCCAGGTTAATCCAGGAATTTAGGTAAAAGATAAAGGCAAACGCGTTAAATTTCACGGGGAAAGCGAGATATGTGTCCCCAATGGCGTTTCCGTAATCTATGACGATGTATTCGGGATTCCGTTTACAGTACTCTTGAGCAAGTGCTAGCTCCCAATACATGGCGTCGATGATTCCTTCATCGAGGGCGTGAGAAATATGCCAGCTGTCGATGATTTCAACATTTTTGGCAAAGGGAAAGTACTGCTCAGAAATGAGCTCAAAGTAGCCGAGATTTCCAATGATGAGATTGGGGTTATCTTGAAGGGATTTTAAATTGATGAATTCGTTTTTTCTCTGACGGAGTACGATGAAGACGTTTCGTTGCTGAAAGTAGAATTGAGGAAAATTCATTCCTCGCCGACCTGCAGCTGATAGGAGGACAGGAGAGGCGGCAATGTCAATGATATTGTTTTCTAGCATTTCACCAAGATGGCTGTAGTAAAAAGGAATGAAAACAGGCGTGACGTTGAGATCATGTGCTAGTTGATATGCAAAGGCGATATCATACCCGACGAGCTCTCCGTTTTTGTTAAAATAGCTAAACGGGGGAAGGTGGGGATGATACCCGATGAAGAGTTGATTTGTCGTGAAAATGCGGGTCATAGGGTCATCAATCGTAGTTCGGTATTTAATATCTGGAAGTTTCTCTCCATATTTATAGACTTTTGCAGGGCGGAAGTTAGGGAGAACTGCGGCCATTTTGAGCGAATCCCCAATCGATTCAGGTTTTTGATAGCGGAAGATGATTCTTTGGCTAACTAAAATACTAAAGATCAAAATAAACACGATGGGGAAAAAGTGCTTAAAAAAATGGGCGATTTTGAAAGTAAGACGGTTGTAGTAGCCTAAGAGTAAGATGATTGCAAACGTTGTCATGCTAGCAACACTGAGGAGGACCTGGAAGTTTTGGGTGATGATGGATGTTTTGTCAAAAAGTATTAAAGCGGTATCAGGAAAGCCCAATTTTTCAATTAAAAAACTCACTGAGTTAACAGCAAGCTCCGGCCCTCCAAACGACATGGGAATTGTGAGAAGGCTGACAAGAGCCTGATCGAGCCAATCCATTCGCAAGCCGTAGTAATAAGAGAGAAACATGATGAAAAAGAGGATCAGAAGGTTCCCAACTTGAGTAAAAGTATAAGTGAGAGGAACAATCATTTGTGAGGTGTTATGGAGTTCTTTGTCTTTGATTTCATATTTATTAGAGAGCCTTTTGATGCATTGATTTAAGAAGGGAATGGCAATACTGGGAGAACCGATGACGAATGCGAGAAGGCAGGTGGAACGAAATTCACTGATGATTTCTCGATACTTCAGTGGAGTGCAAGCTTTCAAAAGAGCTGGAAGAGCCCAAAATGTGAAAATACAAACGAGAATGATGAGTGGAAAGATATAGAAACCAAAATGGATCACATCTTTAAAATAGAGGTTTCCCGTGACATTGGCAAAAATTGCAGCAACCCCAAAAGGAGAAATAGCAGTAATTCCTTTGAGGACTTTTTCGATGGTGTTGTTGATCCGCTCCAAGAAGGAAATGAGAGGTTCTTTGTGGGTAAGATGCATGAGGGCAACCCCCATGATGATTGCAAAAATAGCGATGGCAGGAATGATGTTATTTGCGAGGTCATAAATCGGGTTTTTAGGAACGAGATAACTCAAAAAGCTTTCTTCAAACTTCGAATGGGTTTTGGAAGCGTCGAAAATGATTTCCATTTTTGGAAAGATATTATTGAGAAGAAAGATCGCGAGGAAAATGAGCGCCCACATGAAAAAAAGGAAGACCCATCCTTTTCGAAAAAGCTGACGGGCGACAGCTGGTGATGTCGAGCCAAGTCCATGGATAATCGAAGAGGGAATGTAAAGGAGGATCACCATTTGGATGAACATGATGAAGGCTGTTCCAATAGGTTCAAAGATAGAACAGATGGGACCCAAGACAATGCCAAGGATCGTTCCTACGCAGATGGCAATGACAATTTGAAGAGGAAGGCTGATCCTGGGCATGAAATAGTCTCAGTTTAGAGGACGATATAACCGATTTGTTTCATCACCCCAAGTTCATTCCAGACCTCATTGATGTGGGAGATTTTTCCTCCTTCAATGGTGAAAATGGCAAACACCTTGATCACAACAGGTTTTTTCGTCGCTTCAACACCAAGAAAAGATCCTGTTTGGAGCCCTGTTATTTGGACACGGGCCATCACTTTATTTCCTTCTGCCATCATTTCAATGACCTTGATATCGATGTCACTAAAAGCATTGTAGAGTGAAGAAAGGCGGACTTTCATGTTTTTGCTAAAGGCATCGTATCTGCTATAGGTAGAGTCGAAAATGACTGTTGAGTCTTGAACTGCATAATTATTTTTCAGCAATTCATCCAAAGCCCCAGGGTTATTCTTCTGGAAGGCATTGTAAAAATCCCTAACGATCTCTTTATTGTATGTTAGAGGGTTAGTCTCACCTCGCGGTGTGACGATTTGAGAGATTAGTGCCTCCTCAGCAAAAGCAAAGAGGGGCAAGAGCAATAAGAGTAATAAGAACCTTCTCATGGGACGGCGACCTCATCCTAATTCCTGTTTTTTTCCTTTTCTCATATATTTTTTTTAAACTCAAATATGGAGAGGTGGTAAGTAAAAGAAAAAAGGAGAGAAGTTCTAGATAGTGTCGTCAAATTATTTTAATATGGTACTTTTGTAGGAAAAAACATCCAACAAGAGGAAGAAAATGGAAACACATCGACGTCATGACATATCAGATGCACTCTGGGAACAGCTTGTACAAAAACTCCCTGGGAGAAGAGGATCTGTAGGCGCACCAGCGAAAGATAATCGTACGTTCATTAATGCTGTATTTTGGATATTGCGTACAGGGGCACCCTGGAGAGATCTACCTCCGGACTATGGTAACTGGAAAAATACACATCGAAGATTCTGCCGGTGGAGGAATCAAGGGGTTTGGGAAAAATTGCTAGAAAGTCTGATAGACGACCCCGACTATGAATGGCTCATAATAGATGCGAGTCATATTAAGGTTCACCCACACGCTGCAGGAGCAAGAGGAGGCAATCAGGAGATGAGTCGGACAAAAGGGGGCTCAACACAAAATTGCATTTGGCCGTGGATGCGCATGGTATGCCAGTCAGAATTGTTATTACAGAAGGTGCCAAACATGATAGCACACAGGCTAGCTTCTTGATTGAAGGTATTTCTGCAGAACATCTTCTCGCAGATAAAGCATACGAGAGCGATGCAATCCTTTTACAACTTAATCATCAGGGTATAAACCCTGTGATTCCACCAAAATCGAACCGACGAGAGCCTTGGCCCTTCGACAAAGATCTCTATAAACTTCGACACTTGGTGGAAAACACACTCCTACACCTAAAACGTTGGAGGGGAATTGCTACAAGATATGCAAAAAATGCAGCCTCATTTATGGCTGCAGTGCAAATTAGATGTATTGCTCTTTGGGGAGGTTTATTTTGACGACACTATCTAGTACAATTTAACAAAAGTTTCTAACGCTACTTGGCCGATCTTTCGAGCATCTTTTCATCTTTCAAAATCTCCCCTTGTCTCATGGACAATGTAGTCGATTTTTGAAGAGAAAAATTCAACGAAAATCTGGATCAAATTAGCTATGGAATTTTTTGTTATGGAGCACTAGACTAGGATGTTTGTTAAAATAGGAGTTTTATTATGGCAAAAGACATCATTATGGTTATGGAAACCACGCAAGGAACAATCGAAATCAAACTTATGCCAGAGGTTGCTCCCAAAACTTGTGAAAACTTCATGAAGCTATCTGAAAAGAAATACTATGATGGGATCATTTTTCATCGCATCATTAAGGAGTTTATGATTCAAGGAGGCGATCCGACGGGAACTGGAACCGGTGGGGAATCGATTTGGGGAAAAGACTTCAAAGATGAATTTTCAAAGAGTGTGAATTTTGATGAGCCTTATTTGCTTGCCATGGCCAATCGTGGACCAGACACGAACGGAAGTCAATTTTTCATCACAACAGTTGAAACCCCATGGCTCAATCAAAAACACACCATTTTCGGAAAAGTTATCAAAGGTGAAGATGTTGTGAAAAAACTCGAAGGAGTTGAAACCACAATGCAAGACAAGCCTGTTACTCCACAAAAAATCGTCAAACTCTTTATCAAGAAATCTTAATGAAAATCGGGCTGATCGGCTTTGGAAAAATGGGAGGTGCGACCCAAATAGCTGCCATCGAAAGAGGGCACGAAGTGGGTGCGATCGTCTCCTCAAAAGGAGATGACTTCTCAAGTCTTGAAGATGTCGATATTTGTATCGATTTCACCGCTCCCGACGCAGTTCTGGAGAATTTACGCAAAATTGCTCCATTAAAAAAAAATATTGTCATTGGAACAACGGGGTGGGATTCTCAATATGATGAAGTTTGTAAAATGGCTGAAGAAGCTTCCCTTGGGCTTCTTTATGCTCCTAACTTTTCCTTTGGGGTCTATCTCTTTAGAAAGCTTGTTTTTTATGCCCAAGAGCTGACAAAACCCTTTGATTTTGATGTAGCTGGGATTGAAATGCACCACAATCAAAAAAAAGATGCACCCTCAGGAACTGCTCGCTCTTTAAAAGGGGTTCCCTTTACAAGTCTACGCATAGGGGATATTATCGGAACACACCAGGTTCTTTTTAATTCTGGAGATGATACCATAGAGCTTACACATCGAGCCTCAACGCGGATGGGATTTGCTCGGGGAGCAGTCCAAGCTGCTGAGTGGTTACAGGGAAAGAAAGGTGTGTTTAGTTTTGATGACTTTATGAAGGACATGTTATGCGACTCGAAGGAGTTATTACCTCGCTCATCACCCCATTTAAAAATCAAACCCTCGATGTCGAAGGGTTAAAGGAAAACATCAATTTTCAGTTGGAAAATGGTGTTTCAGGGATTCTTGTTGGAGGAACAACAGGTGAGGCTCCAACATTAGATATGG
Coding sequences within:
- a CDS encoding ATP-grasp domain-containing protein, whose translation is MKGFILLETPREKLTKDHYGTQRLLEVAEKRNLDFQLISPRQFELIVTRDDKKSILIDDKPVELPDVVIPRMGSDTSYYALAVLRQLEHLGVYVCNNARAVETVKDKLHSHQVLAYSSLPTPKTMLAKFPIELSVIRREIGFPLVIKNITGTHGKGIYLCDSEEKFTDVMEFIYSQNANANIIIQEFMEASRGKDLRVFVLGGRVIGCMLRSSKTSFKANFSKGGDVHKFDLTPEIEWLATETARLLNLDIAGIDLLFDKKGYKVCEANSAPGFQGLEKIVGKRIAEDIMDYIQLKVGKS
- a CDS encoding class II glutamine amidotransferase: MCRFVAYIGNHPILIKDLIETPSNSLIKQSREAKHGLHGLNADGFGLAWYNKEIEPSPGIFKSVQPAWNDKNLHHLSNKIMSNCFLGHVRASTVGDVVVNNCHPFSYKEYSFVHNGTIRFFEKVHRKLINELNDGFFNLLKSQTDSEVLFFLIMQFMQKHEGSTLETAVIHVFNHVLELQKNNDDDHFSRLNIVITNGSEMIATRFVSKNHDPLSLYYTTHGLLERRSILVASEPLDDLEHDWIEIPTNHYLIISPNLSHEIKTF
- a CDS encoding alpha/beta hydrolase; amino-acid sequence: MKRYWKKLLFFARPSDTPRQRFIKQLLLFSILSLGVIIVAGTAYVYFVQENLLFQKATLPQDHVFSYDEPFEELFIETEKGARINALYFKTFRPKGVVLYFHGRGGNLNDRWGKFSREFTRRGYDFFIMDYRGFGKSTGKLTEKALCSDASKCYEYLQDIYPESQIVVYGRSLGTGIATFVASHKNPKMLVLESPYFSILDLTPRQMPYLPRFLVPLILKYHLRTDKWIVKVRSPIHIFHGTQDELVPYDSSTRLLKLLKNKLDAYLIPIEEGKHNHLQRHPKYQSELDEILS
- a CDS encoding cation:dicarboxylate symporter family transporter → MPRISLPLQIVIAICVGTILGIVLGPICSIFEPIGTAFIMFIQMVILLYIPSSIIHGLGSTSPAVARQLFRKGWVFLFFMWALIFLAIFLLNNIFPKMEIIFDASKTHSKFEESFLSYLVPKNPIYDLANNIIPAIAIFAIIMGVALMHLTHKEPLISFLERINNTIEKVLKGITAISPFGVAAIFANVTGNLYFKDVIHFGFYIFPLIILVCIFTFWALPALLKACTPLKYREIISEFRSTCLLAFVIGSPSIAIPFLNQCIKRLSNKYEIKDKELHNTSQMIVPLTYTFTQVGNLLILFFIMFLSYYYGLRMDWLDQALVSLLTIPMSFGGPELAVNSVSFLIEKLGFPDTALILFDKTSIITQNFQVLLSVASMTTFAIILLLGYYNRLTFKIAHFFKHFFPIVFILIFSILVSQRIIFRYQKPESIGDSLKMAAVLPNFRPAKVYKYGEKLPDIKYRTTIDDPMTRIFTTNQLFIGYHPHLPPFSYFNKNGELVGYDIAFAYQLAHDLNVTPVFIPFYYSHLGEMLENNIIDIAASPVLLSAAGRRGMNFPQFYFQQRNVFIVLRQRKNEFINLKSLQDNPNLIIGNLGYFELISEQYFPFAKNVEIIDSWHISHALDEGIIDAMYWELALAQEYCKRNPEYIVIDYGNAIGDTYLAFPVKFNAFAFIFYLNSWINLAHDQGFDKQMYEYWMLGHPPVLKRTRWNILDLIRNKEQ
- a CDS encoding ester cyclase, with protein sequence MRRFLLLLLLLPLFAFAEEALISQIVTPRGETNPLTYNKEIVRDFYNAFQKNNPGALDELLKNNYAVQDSTVIFDSTYSRYDAFSKNMKVRLSSLYNAFSDIDIKVIEMMAEGNKVMARVQITGLQTGSFLGVEATKKPVVIKVFAIFTIEGGKISHINEVWNELGVMKQIGYIVL
- a CDS encoding IS5 family transposase (programmed frameshift) → METHRRHDISDALWEQLVQKLPGRRGSVGAPAKDNRTFINAVFWILRTGAPWRDLPPDYGNWKNTHRRFCRWRNQGVWEKLLESLIDDPDYEWLIIDASHIKVHPHAAGARGGKSGDESDKRGLNTKLHLAVDAHGMPVRIVITEGAKHDSTQASFLIEGISAEHLLADKAYESDAILLQLNHQGINPVIPPKSNRREPWPFDKDLYKLRHLVENTLLHLKRWRGIATRYAKNAASFMAAVQIRCIALWGGLF
- a CDS encoding peptidylprolyl isomerase, with translation MAKDIIMVMETTQGTIEIKLMPEVAPKTCENFMKLSEKKYYDGIIFHRIIKEFMIQGGDPTGTGTGGESIWGKDFKDEFSKSVNFDEPYLLAMANRGPDTNGSQFFITTVETPWLNQKHTIFGKVIKGEDVVKKLEGVETTMQDKPVTPQKIVKLFIKKS
- a CDS encoding 4-hydroxy-tetrahydrodipicolinate reductase, with amino-acid sequence MKIGLIGFGKMGGATQIAAIERGHEVGAIVSSKGDDFSSLEDVDICIDFTAPDAVLENLRKIAPLKKNIVIGTTGWDSQYDEVCKMAEEASLGLLYAPNFSFGVYLFRKLVFYAQELTKPFDFDVAGIEMHHNQKKDAPSGTARSLKGVPFTSLRIGDIIGTHQVLFNSGDDTIELTHRASTRMGFARGAVQAAEWLQGKKGVFSFDDFMKDMLCDSKELLPRSSPHLKIKPSMSKG